The following DNA comes from Candidatus Dormiibacterota bacterium.
ATCCATGCTTCCCAGGCCGGAACCAGTCCCGCGCTCCCACCGGCCTCGGCCGAACTGGCGCCGGCAAGCCAGCTGTCGCCGAGCTCGTGTCCACCAGCTCGAACCGAGGTTGCTTGCCGCAAACCCTGAGCTCCCCGGGGGCGATGAGACCTAAGAAATAAGACGAGGGCCGGTCCGAAGACCGGCCCTCGACATGTTCGGCGGACTAGTTAGTTGTTGCCGCCACCACCGCCATCGCCGCCGCCCTCGCCGCCGGCTGATACCCGCGTAATCCGTGTGTACCAGTTGGCCAGCAGCGTGCGCGTGCCGCCGCAGCTGGCGCCGGTCGCGAGGTAGGTGTTAAGCGTGCAGGTTTGCCCGATGTACTCGGAAGCGATCCAGATGTCGCCACCGTCGACCACCGCCGCGCCGTAATCGCCCCATCGCGGACGGTTGGGGTTTGGGTCGTTGTAGATCTGATAGCCACTGAAACCATCAGCGGGCCCGAGACCCTCCGCGGCGACTTGTACCTTGCCGACGCCGTGGGCGTTGATCGCGGCGAACGCTGCGCTGGGGTAATGGTCGCGTCCGACCAGCGTGAAAGCGATCACGCCCTGGCCACTGGGTGTTACACCAACCGCAGGGTAGATGACGTTGTTGCGCTTCACGGCGAGGTATCCCTGGTTGGCGAGCTCCGCGCCGTCCTCCTCCGACGACGGCTGCACGACGAACCACTCGATACCGGCCTGGACCTTGCCACCAACCTTGACGGCGGTGTCAAGGGCGCCCCAGATCTTGCCATCGGCGTAGACGACCTGCTGCATGCGGGTGTCGTTGCTGTCCAGCGCATACTCGGGGTTTGGTGCGTGCGGATCCGGAGCCCCGAGCAGGACGTTGGTCGCGCAATCGGCATTGTTGAGGCAGTCACGCAGTGGTGTGCTGCCAACCTTTTGCTCAGACGACGGCGGGAAAGAGTAGCGCCCGACCTTCAGGACCGAGTGCGACAGCTGAACCGCCGGGCTGCCACTGTCCAGTGACCGAGTGTTGGTCAGAGACCACACGAGCAGCTGTGTAGACGTGCGGGGACCGATTGCGGTGCCGTTGCCGTGCGCCTCGTCGCCCGCGTTAGAGCTCAAGAAATACTCCGTTCCGCGACTAGCCGAGGCGAATTGGTTGGCGGGGGCCACGGCCGGCCAAATCGTAAAGCCAGAGTTCCCGTTGTCAAGGCCCTGGGTGCTGATCTGCGTCACTGCGACGGAACTATCGTTGCGGGCGAGCGCTCGCTTGGAGAGGGCATAGAGCTGAGCACCATGGAACTCGGGCCCGAACAGCGAGTATTCGTTGGTTGTCACATAGAAGCCATTGGCATCCGCCCCAATGTGGGGATAGTCGCCAATGCACCCGTTCGGATTGGTCGCCGTAGGAGTGTGGGGCCCGGTGGTGCAGTGATGGTCGGGCGTACCCATCGTGCCATCATCCTGGACAGGGATCCGATAGATCGTCCATGAGCCAAGCGGGCTCGCCGTATTGCTGACAGCAATGTCGAGATGGTCGGAGCCCAAGAAGGCGCCCGGATGCGGCGGCGTCGGCTTGACATCGAGCGTCAGCACGACATGGAACCAGCGCTGGGTTGCCTTGTCGAAAAGGCAGCTCGGGTCGGTGACAAAGGGACCATCCGACCTCGGAGTACGGATAACCTGCGGCGCATATCCATAGAACGAGTTGAGATCGGTCACGCCCTTCAGCGAAGCGCCGGAACTGCTGTACACGTTCATGACGTCATTGACCGTCTCCAGCACGTAGCCGTTGCCAACGCACAGCCCCTGATCGGGCGGCTCGACGGAAAACTGGTTCCCACCATTGGCCGTGCGCTGGTCACGATGGATCAGTCCGTTGAAGCTGGTCACGATCTTGAGCGAACCGGCCCCGGAGTTGTCCCCGGCCGATTGGCCGTCGCCCGAGGTGTGACCGTTGACCGCGGATTCGCTGCGATTCGGCCCGTTTACCGTCGGGACACCTGCCACCGCCGCGACTCTTGCTCCAGCAGTGTCACCCGTCGCGCTGGCGCTACGGATTTCCGGCTGGGCCAGCGCAGCGCTGCCCGGCGCGGCGGCACGGAACGACGCGGTGCCGCTTGCTGAGATCATGCGGGTACCGCCACCGGTGGTTGCGGCGGCTCCGGTAGGCGCGACAGTCACCGCACTGGCGAGGACCGCGAGAATAGCCGACGACGTCAAAAGACGATGTCTAAACAAGCTGCTCCTCCTTCCCAGGGTTGAGTGGCCCGCACTGGCCTTATCGGCGATTAGCCTAGCGCAGCCTCGGCCGAAGGTCAACAGCCGGTAAAACCAAAGCGGGATTTCAGGAAAAACGACGGCGCTGCACGCGGCCGTCCCGAATCGCGATCCCTTCGCGGCGAAGCCGGCGGGCCTGCTCTTCCCCACCGTGTGCGGCCAGTTCGCCGTTCGCGCGTACCACGCGCCACCAGGGCAGACCCATGCTACGCGCGAGCACGTTGC
Coding sequences within:
- a CDS encoding MGMT family protein, whose amino-acid sequence is MTRSFPDAVRIVVRDLGRGEVVSYGEVARRAGYPRAARAVGNVLARSMGLPWWRVVRANGELAAHGGEEQARRLRREGIAIRDGRVQRRRFS